The nucleotide window tgaaatttctttatgtacacgatgtgcgttaataaatgagaatgtgcatgcacgtgttttggagggttttacgcgatttgtttgatggtcatgctataaaaatgtacatacgtttgttaacaacaaaaggcatatgtgcacctactaacagcagagatttaccagtatacaatacaaaccaccgtccattctccatccaaacctttattatattctccaacattataaacacacagatcactCAAAAAAAACAGCgtctgcacagtgccgtctcacatttagtccacatgtggaaagaaaagaaaaacataactAAGTGTATGATAAcgtatgaccatcaggctgaagtaatccacacaaacacacaaagcaaagtgtccgaaaaaacttacaaccgcgatgccgagggggagataagccgagagagagagagagagagtttgtgaatggaatggcgcacggcgcgaagccggaaaaaaaccccggaagatccaaaacgaaccggaaaccaaaaacgagggacagaaaagtctcaaacgtgaacggccgaaaggggcgtggcaggtgctttctcggccgctttctctgaagctcccgccTTCAACTTCTTACCGAGAGaaccgtgctccttaccctgctcgcccgCGCGCTccgtaaggagcacggctctctcgatAAGGAGCGACGGTAAGCAGTTGAAGCCTGGAGCGCCGCGTTCCCGTTcttcgcataacatttaacaaaaaaatgcatatgtgcacttactaacagcagaaattcaccagtatacaatacaacacctgtagtatctgtaaggtttgattttttcaccactttcgcgagttcttctgcgtcTGCACAGTGCcaatcgacataactgacgttaaaatttctaattttcccctattgtgctcgagatatcagggttccgtgacataaaaaaagtcgacataaccgatgaaAAATGCGTAGAataaagcgagaatttggcggttccacttcaaaaacgtcgacttaatagggttgtcgaggtaaccgagggcgagataaccgggttccactgtatatataaaatataattaaattaattgagtGAACTTTTTCCTCTACAATGATCGTGTCAATTGTAAAGATCTCTtggtataaatacagtatgtatggagttcatctgctggaagttcatgtttaatgctgcatgttttataggatttatgagctgaataaatgttttgatattGGTTTAGTTTTAAAACACTTCTGTCGAGAAATTACAGACTCAATCATAGACAGTATTCCACAATCTCACACCATGGCTGTATAATAATTGCATGTGCACATTTAGTACTTATAATTCATTGTTGATATATTTGTCTAGAATACATTCAGAGAAAAATGTGGTACTTGAAGACGGTAAATATTTGGCAGTTAATTACGCATTTCACTTTAAGCAGCTATTTGTGGAGAgggacatgtttatttatttaaattccctACATGCAATGcccccctaaccctaaccctaaccctaactgtaactcTACCTCCCCACCAGGTGTGGTGCCACTGTGCACTGCATATTACTGCATACCCCATATTTGCACCCCTGGTCAGACACTGTGAATGACACACATGTGGTACATGCACACAGCTCCAGCCTGCTCTCTCTGCTGCTTTGCATGACTCTGTGTTGTtgcatttcaaaacaaatgtatCATTAACAGTAGGAAAGGCTTTTTGCTGGTTAAGAATCGGACACATGTGAAACTCACATACTGgtgctgtatttaataaatcgtgtttgtaaagcaaataaaccagattgtgtgtgtgtgtgtgtgtgtgtgtttgattttcagCTCTCGAACAGACATGGATCGCTCTCCTTATGCCCCTGACAGCCCCACGGAGCCCACAGCGCCTTCTACAGCACCATGCACAACaccctgcaccaccaccacgtctTGCACCATGGAGGTCTCTGAAGCCCAGGTTTTCTGTAATGATGACCTCCCAGACCTGGAGTGTGCCGTGTGTTTCAGTCAATTCAACAACGTCTTCAACACACCCAAAGTGCTGCAATGTGGCCACACCTTCTGCCTGGAGTGCCTCGCACGCATCAACATAAAATCCTCTCAGCCCGACAGCCTGCAGTGCCCTCTGTGCAGAGCGTACACCCCTGTGCCCACCCTGGGCCTCCCTAAACTGGCGACAGACATCGTGGTGCTGTCCTGCCTCCCCGAGGCCATGCAGCGTGTCTACAGCATCCACTTCAACCGCAACAGAGGCAAGCTGCAGTTGAAGGGCATCCCCAGCTCTGTCCCACCTTCCCCGAACCGTCAGCACCGCAGCCTGGACCTCGGGGAGCAAGTCAACACTGAGCTGGAACAGTATCCACCCAGCGGTGTCTGCCCCCGCTTCATCCTGATCATGAAGATAGCATTGTTTATCATCGTGGTCTCCCTCGGCATCACTGTTTTCATCTTACACAAAAATGAGCTATGGCCTGGCATAATTGCACAcgattcaccttgactgttgatttgtgtaaagctgctttgagacaatgtctgttgtgaaaagcgctatagaaataaacttgacttgacttgttagtgttaagatgtttctcacagtttcacacacacacattcctttgtctgttcagtgtctatagaatatttacgatgttagtctgtaaggaaAACAGGGAGTCTATTtcgggctcacacatctccggctagtatatcctcttgtctaaacaggaaacaagtttCGGTCAGAATTTTCTCTtccctgtgtgtatatacacgttctgctgcctgcaataaacagaagaggaagcatttgctgtgtgccgTGTAgttcttcttccctgatatcagaaaggccTACAGGCATAGCAGgtcatatggaaaacctctccaagaattaagttttgtttgggcatgataaaaatctaacagttttggtgtcagaagcgagatactttcagcaatatccaaagggaaatcacgcatcaaggtaagttttaagatacttccttgtttgcggggattgtcccgtataccagccaatagggctgcatatgtgttcgtgtcttggttatgcattaattgttgaattaatgataatttcctttggAGGGATGATTTTGTCACGACATtggtttcctcaccttagatgtaagatgcaagattagaagacgttttttacggtctgtctagtacaggcgatattgtctgaagtatccaaaagaatccacgataatttttatatgcccgaaaaaatagatttatgaaaaattaattgtttaaaaaaaaaaaaaaaaaaaaagtgagagaaaaggaactaaagaaaaacagacattttgaaaagacttcaatcttgttttggctttatagtcgattttttttctcctaacttacaaaatttgtgatccaattggagagactggattactctttttgtttgaagactgcgatccccctggtgcctagcgcagctgtattgtctaagtgttatgtgttgtgtgtattgtctatgtattaagtgttgtgtgtctgttctttgttctgtgtaaagattggatgtataggaattgtgctggttattgaactaatccttatttagatcatttggcattatggagtaaaattgtattacatctagatactttttcctagagatttagatgctgctTGAGGTTTCTGCTATGCTCCAGGTTAAGTTAATCCGTTAtgctctgcactgcaacaggaagtggtgcatttcagcctcagcacaaaactcaaggaggaggtcctagaaaaaaggggaagttcatctattagggaatagatagatttccaatttcatgtcctgtaactcaccttttgcctgtagtgacaccgactggtactaattttatcatagctttacaataattccaaactcgcctttaaaccttttaggaagagatatgatgcacaaaatgagaatggaaattctgttttttgaaaccaatgtctccctgtctttttcttctgtccttATGCTATCAACTGAGCCAcagaggtcctgcctgatgaaccaaatttaggtgaagttaaccctaaattatgggcctctcacaaagatgaggcaggtttaatccaggtaaaaccgtatcatgcactcatgaaaacacatcatccgatttttgttaaacaatatccattgtcgaaagagaagaatgttggcattgctccagttattgacaatttattgtcacaaggtgttttgatcgagacacaAGACCGTATAACACATCGATTAATCCtgtcttgaaggcagataaaaaatgctgaaggctaacacaagatttacgtgagattaataaattagttattccgttagctcctttggtgcccgatgtagctaccattgttaactctataccagcgactcacagaatttttttactgtgattgatctttgttctgcttttttcagtgtccctttggcctcagagacgcagccacttttcgcatttacctataggggacgtcaattcacctggacccgtcttcctcagggttttgttgactcGCCAGCCGTATTCTCCGCTGTAGTGCACAGAACTTTGGCTGATATCCACCTTCCAGAAACAACCTGGATCCTTCAATACGCAAATGACATCCTTATCACATGACTGACTGAGCAGGACTGCTACACAGCATCAGTGATTGTCTGCAATGTCCTGGCTCAGGCTGGATTTATAGCTTCACATCAGAAACTACAGTGGGTGAAGAGAAAGGTCTCATATCTGGGCCATGTGATCTCAGAAGGCCAACGTAAGATATCGCAGGACCGAGTGCAGCTTGTGACTGGGTTTTCAAGACCTCAGACtgtgaaacagatgcagagcttCTTGGGACTGGTGAACTAATGCAGAGCATGGATCCCTGACTGCGCACAGCATGATAAAATTTTGCGTAGTGCTATTGATCACAAagctcctccatcacatctcattctgtGGAGTCATGAAATGACTGACAGTTTTGCTGCCCTCAAGAAGGCTATACAGTCTGCTCCAGCTCTAGGTCTTCCGAATAATGCTAAGCCTTTTCACCTCTATGTGCACGAACGTATTAGTACTGTAATATATGTACTATTGGTACCAGCATTCTGTGATAagcctgccctctagtggtgacttATGTAGTGCCGTATTAGTAATGGCAGTTCTGAATAAAAACCATGTGAGTTAACACGACTCAACCGTTCTGCTGCATATTATTCTTCTGACAGCATACACAACAAAATTGGCGACGAGGATGGGATTTATAACTACAACAAGACTTTATTGGACATGAAACAGGAAAAGAAGGATCGTGAAAAGACAACGTGAGTcacatgaaagaaagagaagctaATTAAAGTGTAAAGCTAAACTGCAAacgagcaaaaataaaaataaaaatgtcaatgaTTGGAACAATCACCGCGTTTGAAAGCAATGCTGAGGATTGGGGAACTTATGTGGAAAGAGTGGAATTATACTGTGAGGCTAATGCCATTGCAGATGATAAGAAAGTGGCTGTTTTGCTAAGCGTGATGGGAGCAAAGACGTATGGACTGCTCCGTAGTTTGTTAACCCTGAAAAGCCAGCGGATAAAACGTTTCAGCAAATAGTGAACATTCTAAATGAACATTTGAACCCCAAACCCCTGTTAATTGCGGAAAGATTCAGATTCCATAAGCGTAACCAAGCAAAAGGAGAAAGCATTTCTGAATATATAGCTGAGCTACGCCGATTGTCAGAACATTGTCGATTTGGAGCTGGACTGGCAGATGCATTAAGAGACAGGCTTGTGTGTGGAATGCACAATGAAAGCACACAAAAAAGACTATTGACAGAAAAAGACTTGACACTTGATCGTGCACTGAATATAGCAATATCCATGGAGACTGCAGCAAAAGATGCATTGGAATTGCAACAAAAAACAATGGAATGTGCAACAAATAAACTGTCACTGAAAttggaaagaaaacagaaatgttatCGCTATGAAAAATGTCTCATGATGCGAATGACTGCTGGTTCAAAGATAAAGAGTGCAGGAAATGCCATAAAAAGGGGCACATCGAACGTGTATGCAAAACAGACAGACTGAAGATACAAAAAGACAGAACACACAAGGTGAAACGTAAATCCGCCAATGTATATCAAGTaactgaaaatgaaacaaacacgAGTTCAGGTACAGATGATCTTTCATGTTTGGAACTGTACAATATTGAGGAGACAGATCGAAGAGTTATTTGGCTCACACCGGAAGTGTCAGGAGTCAAACTCAAAATGGAGTTAGACACTGGATCGGCCTTATCGGTCATTTCAGCAGCTGATTACCAGCGACTGTTCTCAAAAATACCACTGCAAAGCACATCAGTGATATTAAAGACCTATACTGGTGAAAAAGTGTCTCCGAAAGGGAAACTACAAGTAATTGTAAAGTACAAAGGAAATCAGCAGCAATTGTACTTGTATGTGTTGGAAAACGGAGGGCCTGCATTGTTCGGACGTGAGTGGCTGAGGAAAATACCTCTAGACTGGCACACTATAAAAAAACTGGATGTGCCCCAGCAAgacacagacaaagagacactaAAGGCCCTAGCGCAAATTATAGACAATGCAGAATCTGTGTTTCAAAAAGGAATAGGAACACTTAAGGGAATAAAAGCGAGTCTGGAGTTAGAAGAAGACACTCCTCCAAAATTCTTTAAAGCTCGCCCAGTCCCGTATGCAATTCGTCCCAAGGTGGAGGCAGAGCTGGATAATTTGGAAAAAATGGAAATTCTGACAAAGGTTGAATGGAGTGAATGGGCAACACCCATAGTTCCAGTGATCAAAAAGGGCAAAGCAGGAGATGTACGTATTTATGGGATTTTAAAGTGACCATTAATCCAGCGCTTCATGCAGTACAGTATCCCCTGCCACGCATTGAAGACATTTTTGCATCTTTGTCTGGTGGAGAACACTTCTCAAAAATTGACCTGGCTCAAGCTTACCTTCAAATGGAGATGGATGAGAAATCCAAGAAATTCTTGACAATCAACACACATAAAGGGCTCTATCAATACAATCGTCTTGTTTTTGGAATTGCCTCTGCCCCTGCTTTGTGGCAGAGAGCGATGGACCAGGTGTTGCAGGGTATACCAGGAACACAGTGTTACCTGGATGATATCGTTGTGACGGGAAGGATGATACAGATCACCTCAGAAACTTGCAACGGTGCTGATGAGATTGTGTGAGTATGGACTAAGAGCCAACAAAGAAAATGTGAGTTCTTTAAGTCTCGGATTTCTTACTGTGGTCATGTAATAGACAAAGATGGTCTACACAAGTCACAAGACAAAATTGAAGCTGTGCTAAATGCACCACACCCACAAAACGTGTCTCAACTCCGATCATATCTCGGACTTGTgaactattaccacaaatttCTTCCAAACATCTCCACTGTACTACATCCTTTGAACGCACTGTTGCAAACAAGGACACAGTGGAAATGGTCAGACAGCTGTGAGCAAGCTTTCCAAAAGACCAAAAGGCTCATAACTTCCGATATAGTGCTAACACACTTCAATCCATCTATGCCTATCAGACTGGCGTGCGATGCATCACCATATGGAATTGGCGCAGTGCTGTCACACAAGTTTCCAGATGGTGCTGAAAAACCGATAGCCTTTGCATCTAGATCACTAACGACAGCGGAACGCAACTATGCACAAATAGACCGTGAAGCACTTAGTCTCGTGTGGGGTGTAAAAAAATTCCACCATTATCTGTATGGTCAACGGTTTACCCTGATCACAGATCATCAGCCCTTGGTCTCGATATTCAACGCTCAGAAGGGTGTCTCAGCGATGGCCTCAGCACGGTTGCAGCGTTGGTCGCTCTTTTTGGGTGCTCATCAATATGATATCGAGTACAAAGGCACCAAACTACACGGTAACGCGGATGGCTTGTCGCGTCTTCCACTGAAGTTGACGGAAGAGTCAAAGGCGATGGATCCAGCTGACATGTTTCAAACCTCAATCATGAGTCAGTTTCCTGTGACAAATGCTGCTATTCAGAGAGAAACCCGCAATGACCCGACATTGTCTAAGGTCTATGATATTACAGTACGTGGGTGGCCGACAGCAGGGAACTCGCTGTATCCGGCGTTCGCAGCAAGGAGAGAACAGCTTTCTGTGTGTCAAGGAACTCTAATGTGTGGCTTGCGAGTTGTCATTCCCTCCAAATTGCGCAGTAAGATGTTGGACATACTACATGAAGGACATTTGGGCactgtgaaaatgaaaaatcttGCCCGCAGTTACATGTGGTGGCCGGGAATTGACAAGCAGATTGAAGATCTGGCAAAGGCTTGTCCAGGATGTCAAAGGACCCAGAACTCTCCACCATTAGCTCCTTTGCATCCTTGGGAATGGCCGTCAACACCGTGGCAAAGAGTGCATGTCGACTTTGCTGGGCCATTCAAGGACTCCATGTTCTTAATCGCCGTGGACGCGCATTCTAAGTGGCCTGAAGTTGTTCTAATGAAGACAACCACATCCGAAAAGACTGTTTCTGTGCTAAGATCAATATTCTCCAGAAACGGGCTTCCAGAACAGATATGCACGGATAATGGACGACAGTTCGTCTCAGAAGAGTTTCAGAAATTTATGAAGCTGAACGGAGTCAAGCACATTACATCCGCACCATACCATCCTGCCACTAATGGCTTGGCCGAAAGGTTTGTACAAACGTTCAAGAAAGCAATAAATGCAATGGACAATGACACCATCTCACTCCAACACAAAATAGACAACTTCCTTTTCATGTACAGAAATGCAACCCACTCCACAACTGGTCAAGCGCCAGCAATGATGTTCTTCAAGAGGAATTTAAGATTCGCTTGGATCTCATCAAACCTGATGTTCGACGAGATGTGGAAAACAAACAGTTTGTGCACATGAACGATAGACAAGCAAGAAACTTCCAAGTAGGACAAGCAGTCTTAGCACGTGACTACAGACAGGAAAAATGGCAGCCAGGTACCATCGCCACCAGAACTGGTCCCTTGATGTACACAGTAAAGGTTGGTGACAACACATGGAGACGGCATGCAGATCAGCTGGTGAATCGTCAGGCAAAATCCTCACTGTTATCTGTTCCTGATTCATCTGACGATGTTCCTGATTTAAATGGCAAGGTCAATGATGCTGTTGAGACTGCCCCTCTTACCTCGGTTACCATGAACGATTCTGAACCACACATTGATAATCCTGATGTGACGGCTTCAGTTACGCCTGGACCGCACCGGGAT belongs to Silurus meridionalis isolate SWU-2019-XX chromosome 4, ASM1480568v1, whole genome shotgun sequence and includes:
- the LOC124384619 gene encoding RING finger protein 225-like, with product MDRSPYAPDSPTEPTAPSTAPCTTPCTTTTSCTMEVSEAQVFCNDDLPDLECAVCFSQFNNVFNTPKVLQCGHTFCLECLARINIKSSQPDSLQCPLCRAYTPVPTLGLPKLATDIVVLSCLPEAMQRVYSIHFNRNRGKLQLKGIPSSVPPSPNRQHRSLDLGEQVNTELEQYPPSGVCPRFILIMKIALFIIVVSLGITVFILHKNELWPGIIAHDSP